The Dehalococcoidia bacterium DNA window GAAGCTGTTGCCGCAGGCGCACTGGACCCGTGCCGGGCCGTAGGTTGGATGGAGGGTTGATTTCGTCGTGTTCACGAACGTGTGCCGTTCTGCCGGATGCTGCCGGCGAGTGGTTGCTGGATGCGGGTGATCGCCAGCGGAAAAGAAGCCCGGACGGCGGGCTGCCGTCGCCGGTCTATGCCTGGCGGCGCCGGTCGCCGGCGGGGCGCGGGCCGGCGGGTTGTCGCGCAAGGCGCATCAGCGCGGCGAGCCGGGGCGCCGGGCGCGGCAGGGTCGCCGAAACTTTGGGCCGTTCACCGCGGCCTTCGGCCTGGCGCATGCGAATAAATTCCATGTCGGTCATGGAGCTACCTCCTCCCAGAGGGTCAAAAGTGAGGGCGACGAGAAAGGCATCGGAGCGGGGCGTCGATTCGTGACGGGCGGTGCGACCGGCTGTCCAACGCGGCGCGGGCGATCGGCTCGGCCGCTGTCGCTACGCCGCCAGGGATTCGACGGCGTCGGGCCCGGCGGGCGCGGCGGCGCCGCGGCTCATGCGCTGCCCAGCGGCGTTCGCCTTCAGGGCAGCCAGCGCCCGGCGCTCGCCGGCGATGCGGGCAACGTCGCGCGATAGGTCGCGCAGGCGTGCCTGGAAATACAGATCTTCGATCATGGAACCCTCCCGTCGAGGCGGGCTGCTGCCCGTCCCCGCGTGCCTCGGTTGTCTAATTCCATCACTCTGGAACAATAGAATAGTAGCACAAAGCGCCCACCCCGGCAAGCGGCGTCCCTCTCTGCACGCGTGCATGCTCGCACGCCGGGCAACGAGAAAGGCGCGGCGCCGCGGGGAGGAGCGGCGCCGCGCCTGGAGAGGAACACGGCTATTCGGATCGGAATCAGCTCAGCCGCCGGATCGGGGCAGTCCCGCCGCCGATCGTCGCGCCGCCGGTCGCGGACGGCACCGGCGTCGCCGCGTGGGGGTAGAGGCTGGGAAAGGTGCACGGCAGGTTCGCGATGACATCCGCCAGGAAGCCGTACTCGTAGCCCCGGACATCGTCGTCCGAGCGGTCCAGCGCTGCGGCAAGTTCCCGGAAGGTCGCCCGTTCCCCCGCGCTCAACTGGTTCCACCACTCGCGGTTGTCCGCGATGAAGGCCTGGACTGCCGCGTCGAGCGGCGCCGTATCGGCCGGTTGAGTCGTCATCCGTTCTCTCCCTTCAGCGTCCATATCGCTTCGCCGCCCCCGGCGAGCCGGGGCGGGTGCGCCGCCGGAGGCCGCCGGGGGCAATCCGTCGGCAGCGCCGGCATCGTCGGCCCCGCAGCCCGGCGGGGCACCCTCGCCGTCGGCGGGCGCTCAGTTGAGCCGCGTCGTGCTGCTTGGCCCGTTGTAGGAGCCGGCGGTCGTGCCGCTGGAGGCCGCGGGCACCGGCGTCGGCGCCGGAACGGGCTGCGGGACGAAGGGGTTCGGCGTGTTCTGGATCACCATCCAGATGAAGCCGAGGCTGCTCTGGCCGTATTCGACATACCCGTAGCCCTCGACATCCTCGCCCTGCTGCTCTGCCGCCGGGGCAATGAGCCGGCCGAAGAACGCGCGTTCCTTGGCGCTGAGCTGACCCCACAGGTCCTGGAGCTTGGTCGCGAAGCCCTGCAGCTCCGCCGCGGTCAACGGCTCGCAGATCTGCTCGGTGGTCATGGCTGAACTCCTCGTATTGTTTATTGTGGTCGTCAGGATTGTTCGCCGCCCGCCGGCCGGCGGGCAGCGGGTAGTCGCCTAGAAGTCGCTGCTGGTGACACGCCCGCCGAACGGGACCGGCCGCGCGCCGAGCTGGGGGATCTCCTCGCCGATCGCAAGCGTCGGCACGACGGGCAGCACGGCGCCCAGGCCGGCCACTCCGCCGCCGGGCAGCATCATTCGGGCCGTATCTTTACCACGCATCTTTCATCTCCTGTGTTTGCGAGCAAACGCCCGCCGCTCGACGGGCTCAGCTTCAGCATGGCGTGCGACGCCCGGCACAACATCGGTAGAACAGCGGAGGAACGGTACCTATCTTTTGCCGCGTGGTACCGAGCGGGAGCGGCCGGGGATTCCGGTCAGGCGTCGGCGGCGGGGGAATGCAGGCCGTGCGCGGTGGCCCAGGCGGCGACCTGGGCGCGCTTGTGCAGGCCCAGCTTGTCGAAGATGTTGGCGACGTGGGCATCCGCCGTGCGCTCGGAGATCACCAGCGCAGCGGCGATCTGGCGGTTGCTGAGGCCGCGGGCGAGCAGCCGTGCGACCTCCTGCTCCCGTGCCGTGAGTGTGCGGCTGCGCCGCGTACCCGCGCGGGGGCGCGACGCCGCGGGCGCCCCTGCCGCCGTTCGCGCGCCGGCGGGCGCTGCGGCTCCGGCTGTCGCGGGCGCCGTGCCCTGGAATCCAACTTCGCGCTGGCCCGCCGCGTCGCGCTGCTGCAGGTTCAGCGCCCGTTCCACGAGCCGGGCCATGCCGAGATCTTGCGCGATGGTCAGCGCCTCGGCCACGAGCTCCAGCGCCCGCGCACGCTCGCCGGGATCGCCGCGGGCGAGCAGCATGGCGGCGTGCTCGTAGTGCGTGGTGGCGAGCCACGGCTTCGCACCCAGCCTGGCGTGCAGCGCCTGGGCGCGCGCGAAGTGGCCCTCCGCCGCGTCCCAGCGGGCCAGCAACGCGGCCAGCAGGCCCAGGTAGTGCGCAACCGCACCGAGGCAGACCACCGCGGCTCCGGCCACGACGAGTTGCTCGGCGTAGGGAAGCAAGAGGTCGTACAAGACTGCGGCGCGTTCGCCGTCCCCGAGGCAGGCGCACACCTCGGCGAGTGAGGTCAGCGCAACCAGCCAGTTCGCATCGCGCGCAATGCCCTCGAAGCCCCCGCGCGCCAGGCGTTCGAACTCGCCGCGCGCGGCGTCCGCCTCGCCCTGCTCCGCGCGGACCGTGGCGAGCGCGGCACGCCACACCGGCGTATCCGGGAACCGTTCCACCAGTTCACGCAGCCACGGCTCAAGCTCGGCCGCGCGGCCCTGGAGGCGTCGCAAGGCGCCCCACTGCACGATGAACAAGGGGGTTGCGTCGCGGCGCTGCGTCCGGCGTCCGAGGGCGAGCGCCCGCTGAACCAGCTCCTCGGCCTCGGCAAAGCGCCCGAACAGCAGGGCGCGCATCGCCCGCCAGCGCGCGGCGCGCCAGAGGTGCAGCGGCTGCCGCAGGCTGTCGGCGAGCATGGCATGCGCCGCGATCTCCTTGTCAAGCGCCGCGCCGTCGCCCAGTTCCAGCAAGTCGGCGACCAGCCAGCGGCTGGCGGCCAGCATCAACTCCTGGTCGCCGGACGCCGCCGCCGCCTTGCGCATCGCCTCGCCGGCGGCGAAGCGCTCTCGCAGGTGCTGCGGCCGCCAGAGCGCCTCTCGCCGGGCGTTGAGCGCGTGGGCGAGCGCGGCCGGGTCTTCGAGCCGGGTGGCAACGTCCAGCGCCTGCCGGCTCAGGGCGATGCTCGGCTCCGCCTGCTCGGACCAGTACAGCGCGGCCGACAGCCCGGCCAGCACCATCACGCGCAGCGCGTCGTCGCGCTCGCCCAGCGCTGCCAGCGCCTGCTCCAACAGCACCACCCGGACATGGTCCACGGGGCCGGCATCGGCCACGGCACCGTAGCCGAGCGCGGCGCGCGCCATCCCTTCGGCATCGCCGAGCCGCCGGGCGATCGCCGCCGCGTTCTGAAAGGTCTGCCGCGCCGCCTCCACCTCGCCGGACCAGTTCTGCGCCACGCCGAGCGAGAGCAGGAGCGCGCAACGCCGCGCTTCGTCTGGCCGCGGCAGCAGGTCGAGCGCCTGCAGCGCCATGATGAAATAGCGCGCGGCTTCCTCGTAGGCCAGGGACGCCAGCGCGCTTTCCCCGGCCAGCCGCGCGTAGGCCACGGCCTTATCGGCGTCGCCGCCGGCAGCGGCCTGCACGAAGTGGTGCGCCAACTGCCCCTGGTGCGGATGGGCCGCTTCCCCGTACACCGCCTCCAGCGCCTCCGCGACCTGACGGTGCAGCCGCATGCGGCGCGTGGTCGGCAGCTCTTCGTAGAGCGCCTCCCGGATCAGCGCGTGGCTGAAGCGATAGCGGCCCGCAGCGCCGGGCATGGCGGCGATCAGGCGAGCGACCTCCGCGTGTTCCAGCAGCTCCAGCGGCGCGTCGCCGGCAAGCTCCGTCACCCGCTCAAGCTCGCGCACGCCGAACTCACGGCCGATTACGGCCGCGATCGTCAGCACGCGGCGGCAGGCGGGCGGCAGCCGGCTCAGCCGGTACTCGAGCAGTTGCAGCGGCCCGTGCGCATCGCCCCGGCTGCCGGGCATGGCGGTGGGGGCACCGCCACCGCTCCGCGCTTCGGCCGCCAGGCGGCGCGCGATCTCGGTGACAAAGAACGGATTACCGGCGGTTTCAA harbors:
- a CDS encoding AAA family ATPase, whose translation is MTSPSVPRVGGFFGREVELAALDAGLEAAIAGVGHLAWIAGEPGIGKTRLAAALAMRAGLQGVRALWGRCSEDAGAPAFWPWIQIIRGYVRDHEPHTVLAQMGAGAADIAQVVPQVREWLPDLPAPPPLEPEQARFRFFDSVAAFLHNAARVQPLLLVLDDLHWADRPSLLLLEFLGWELHRSRLLVVGTYRGVDVDREQPLARTIAVLMRAHLHERHVLGGLAEADVVRCLAEITGVEPPAELVAAVLLETAGNPFFVTEIARRLAAEARSGGGAPTAMPGSRGDAHGPLQLLEYRLSRLPPACRRVLTIAAVIGREFGVRELERVTELAGDAPLELLEHAEVARLIAAMPGAAGRYRFSHALIREALYEELPTTRRMRLHRQVAEALEAVYGEAAHPHQGQLAHHFVQAAAGGDADKAVAYARLAGESALASLAYEEAARYFIMALQALDLLPRPDEARRCALLLSLGVAQNWSGEVEAARQTFQNAAAIARRLGDAEGMARAALGYGAVADAGPVDHVRVVLLEQALAALGERDDALRVMVLAGLSAALYWSEQAEPSIALSRQALDVATRLEDPAALAHALNARREALWRPQHLRERFAAGEAMRKAAAASGDQELMLAASRWLVADLLELGDGAALDKEIAAHAMLADSLRQPLHLWRAARWRAMRALLFGRFAEAEELVQRALALGRRTQRRDATPLFIVQWGALRRLQGRAAELEPWLRELVERFPDTPVWRAALATVRAEQGEADAARGEFERLARGGFEGIARDANWLVALTSLAEVCACLGDGERAAVLYDLLLPYAEQLVVAGAAVVCLGAVAHYLGLLAALLARWDAAEGHFARAQALHARLGAKPWLATTHYEHAAMLLARGDPGERARALELVAEALTIAQDLGMARLVERALNLQQRDAAGQREVGFQGTAPATAGAAAPAGARTAAGAPAASRPRAGTRRSRTLTAREQEVARLLARGLSNRQIAAALVISERTADAHVANIFDKLGLHKRAQVAAWATAHGLHSPAADA